The following coding sequences are from one Capsicum annuum cultivar UCD-10X-F1 chromosome 3, UCD10Xv1.1, whole genome shotgun sequence window:
- the LOC107865279 gene encoding rRNA biogenesis protein RRP5-like, translating into METEGTTSQTVDNNVLSTILAGIEALNRSMEKVQTDVSSLSERLDHMESRRNFCASTLRHHYVSTNVDGSNLILSAKHSLATSAQQLPLMLTKSVLTRCCIIYCFIPGYICNIIESGIFIRYLGRLTGFSPRNRATDDRRSSLSEVYQIGQSVRTNVVDVSSETSRITVSLKQYFCSSTDASFIQEYFLVESSKWNPCGDWLKYSHSST; encoded by the exons ATGGAAACCGAGGGGACAACCTCTCAAACCGTTGATAACAATGTTCTTAGTACTATCTTGGCTGGGATTGAAGCTCTCAACCGAAGCATGGAAAAGGTGCAAACGGATGTGTCATCGttgagtgagaggttggatcatatggagagtcgaaggaactttTGTGCTTCTACTCTTCGACACCACTATGTTTCCACAA ACGTTGACGGCAGCAATTTAATACTCTCTGCAAAACATTCTCTTGCGACCTCAGCTCAGCAACTTCCGCTGATGTTAACCAAGTCCGTCTTAACTCGGTGCTGCAT TATATATTGTTTTATCCCGGGGTATATTTGTAATATAATTGAAAGTGGTATCTTCATTCGCTACCTTGGGCGCTTGACTGGGTTTTCTCCAAGAAACAGGGC TACTGATGACAGAAGATCTAGTCTTTCTGAAGTTTACCAGATTGGACAGTCTGTACGCACTAACGTTGTTGAT GTCAGCAGTGAAACAAGTCGAATTACAGTTTCTTTGAAGCAGTATTTTTGCTCTTCAACGGATGCATCCTTTATTCAAGAATACTTCCTTGTGGAGTCTAG TAAGTGGAATCCCTGTGGAGACTGGCTCAAGTATTCGCACAGCAGTACTTGA